The following are from one region of the Magnetococcales bacterium genome:
- the ispH gene encoding 4-hydroxy-3-methylbut-2-enyl diphosphate reductase, with product MNILLAEPRGFCAGVERAIAIVERALETFHPPIYVRHEIVHNRWVVESLKKKGAVFVHELDEVPDGAVAIFSAHGVSKQVKEEGRQRPLRILDATCPLVDKVHREAERRDQEGRQVILIGHKGHPEVEGTMGQLPPGRMTVVSCTEELDALPFGPDTPTAYVTQTTLSMDETASVIQGLKQRFPDILGPTREDICYATQNRQNAVKSLAQQCDLIFVLGAPNSSNSNRLREVAERAGTRAYLIESAQDVQEAWLEGVRQLGVTAGASAPEILVDELLQRLQPHIDRVETLAVSKETLVFPLPKELARP from the coding sequence ATGAACATTCTGCTCGCCGAACCACGGGGATTTTGCGCCGGAGTGGAACGGGCCATCGCCATCGTCGAACGGGCCTTGGAAACCTTTCATCCGCCGATTTATGTGCGTCACGAAATCGTCCACAACCGTTGGGTGGTGGAATCGCTGAAAAAAAAAGGCGCGGTCTTCGTTCACGAACTGGACGAGGTGCCGGATGGAGCGGTGGCGATCTTTTCGGCCCACGGGGTCTCCAAACAGGTCAAAGAAGAGGGCCGCCAACGTCCATTGCGCATTCTGGACGCCACCTGTCCGCTGGTGGACAAGGTTCACCGGGAGGCGGAACGACGGGACCAGGAGGGCCGACAGGTGATTCTGATCGGCCACAAGGGTCATCCGGAAGTGGAAGGGACCATGGGCCAACTGCCGCCAGGGCGCATGACCGTGGTCAGCTGCACGGAAGAACTCGACGCCCTGCCCTTCGGACCCGACACCCCGACCGCCTACGTCACCCAGACCACCCTGTCCATGGACGAAACCGCCTCGGTCATCCAGGGGCTGAAACAACGCTTTCCGGACATTCTGGGACCAACCCGGGAAGACATCTGCTACGCCACCCAGAACCGTCAGAACGCGGTCAAATCCCTGGCGCAACAGTGTGATTTGATCTTCGTGCTGGGAGCGCCCAACAGCAGCAACTCCAACCGTCTGCGGGAAGTGGCGGAACGGGCCGGAACCCGTGCCTATCTGATCGAATCGGCGCAAGACGTTCAGGAAGCGTGGCTGGAAGGGGTCCGGCAACTGGGGGTGACCGCCGGAGCCTCGGCGCCGGAAATCCTGGTGGACGAACTGCTGCAACGGTTGCAGCCCCACATCGACCGGGTGGAGACCCTGGCGGTCTCCAAGGAAACCCTGGTCTTTCCCTTGCCCAAAGAGTTGGCACGACCATGA
- the queF gene encoding NADPH-dependent 7-cyano-7-deazaguanine reductase QueF, with amino-acid sequence MTIDTFPNPNPNRDYRIDMTCPEFTCVCPKTGQPDFAEIRISYIPDARCVELKSLKIYLWSYRDQGAFHEAVTNRILDDLVAAVAPRSMTVTGAFNVRGGITTVVTVHHGRAAS; translated from the coding sequence ATGACCATCGATACCTTTCCCAATCCCAACCCGAATCGTGACTACCGGATCGACATGACCTGTCCGGAGTTCACCTGCGTCTGCCCCAAAACCGGGCAGCCGGATTTCGCGGAGATTCGCATCTCCTACATCCCGGACGCTAGGTGCGTGGAGCTGAAATCCCTCAAGATCTACCTGTGGAGCTATCGGGATCAGGGGGCGTTTCACGAGGCGGTGACCAATCGCATCCTGGATGATCTGGTGGCTGCGGTGGCTCCTCGTTCCATGACCGTCACGGGTGCTTTCAACGTGCGCGGAGGCATCACGACCGTGGTGACGGTTCATCACGGTCGGGCGGCCTCCTGA
- a CDS encoding PEGA domain-containing protein, translating to MRHLINAISGALRYLGALPSRLLSASTGVLMTAGIAWLVVMAPPMPAPSSPQPEPVTTGSTPSAAPLVTASTPAELPTPTIAAPPPPTTLPDAPTGDTLLLRVETKPQGATIVLDGQKLGITPFTVGRVKTGYHALRLEMDNYSPVSFDLDLNEDTVVDLTLDTMPTPPPPPTALRKPRGGEETEPAPASESKEVVASLTPAVTSDARANDAPPESGGAKPAPAPTEQERKQKQREEATWLKEAAQHLKADRLTRPKGNNALELYRKLLESDTLRPEAEAGIRRVSGRLLALGREDLEAWRLIQPKEGNALERFRAVLSLDGDNIEAKAGLEEIVDRFLSLAQRYANDPDKAQEYLRQAESILPGGPRITEIRSSLFGQAQKVDSNGPATAPN from the coding sequence ATGCGACATCTTATCAACGCCATCAGCGGCGCACTTCGTTATTTGGGCGCTCTGCCGTCGCGTCTGCTTTCGGCCAGCACCGGAGTGCTGATGACCGCCGGCATTGCCTGGCTGGTGGTCATGGCCCCGCCCATGCCCGCGCCTTCGTCTCCGCAACCGGAACCGGTCACCACCGGCTCCACGCCATCGGCTGCGCCCCTGGTCACCGCCTCGACTCCGGCGGAGCTTCCGACGCCCACCATCGCCGCCCCTCCGCCCCCCACCACCCTGCCCGACGCCCCCACCGGGGATACCCTGCTGCTGCGGGTGGAGACCAAACCCCAGGGGGCCACCATCGTTCTGGACGGCCAAAAACTGGGCATCACCCCCTTCACCGTGGGACGGGTCAAAACCGGTTATCACGCCCTGCGCCTGGAAATGGACAACTACAGCCCGGTCTCTTTTGACCTGGACCTCAACGAAGACACGGTGGTGGACCTGACCCTGGACACCATGCCCACGCCGCCACCTCCCCCCACAGCGCTGCGCAAACCCCGCGGCGGAGAAGAGACCGAGCCTGCCCCCGCCTCCGAATCCAAGGAAGTGGTGGCCTCGTTGACCCCGGCGGTCACCTCCGACGCCCGCGCCAACGACGCTCCCCCGGAATCCGGCGGCGCCAAACCGGCACCGGCTCCCACCGAACAGGAACGCAAACAAAAACAACGGGAAGAGGCCACCTGGCTGAAAGAGGCGGCTCAACACCTCAAGGCCGACCGTCTCACCCGTCCCAAAGGCAACAACGCCCTGGAACTCTATCGGAAACTGCTGGAGTCCGACACCCTGCGCCCGGAGGCCGAAGCGGGCATCCGTCGCGTCTCCGGACGTCTGCTGGCTCTGGGCCGGGAAGACCTGGAAGCGTGGCGACTGATCCAACCCAAAGAGGGCAACGCCCTGGAACGGTTCCGGGCGGTCCTCTCCCTGGATGGGGACAACATCGAAGCCAAAGCCGGTCTGGAAGAGATCGTGGATCGTTTCTTGAGTCTGGCGCAACGCTACGCCAACGATCCGGACAAGGCCCAGGAGTACCTGCGACAGGCGGAATCGATCCTGCCGGGGGGACCCCGCATCACCGAAATCCGCTCCTCCCTGTTCGGACAGGCGCAAAAGGTCGATTCCAATGGACCAGCCACCGCTCCCAACTGA
- the secB gene encoding protein-export chaperone SecB, whose translation MADETSPTPGQPAFHVEKLYLKDLSFESPNTPEMFREAGEPQMEFQLETNALQKGPEHFEAILHVTVKVHLKENVLFLVDVTYGGLFLLRNIPREHIAPTLGIECPNILFPYVRHLVSALVTEGGFKPVVLDPINFVALYQQQLQQQARQQATAEA comes from the coding sequence ATGGCGGACGAAACCTCCCCGACCCCCGGTCAACCGGCCTTTCACGTCGAAAAGCTCTATCTCAAGGATCTCTCCTTCGAGAGCCCCAACACCCCGGAAATGTTCCGCGAAGCCGGAGAGCCCCAGATGGAATTCCAACTGGAAACCAATGCCCTCCAAAAAGGACCGGAACACTTCGAAGCGATCCTGCATGTGACCGTAAAGGTCCATTTGAAGGAAAACGTGCTGTTTTTGGTGGATGTGACCTATGGCGGGCTGTTTTTGTTGCGCAACATTCCCCGGGAACACATCGCCCCCACCCTGGGAATCGAATGCCCCAACATTCTGTTTCCCTATGTGCGCCATCTGGTCTCCGCGCTGGTGACCGAAGGGGGTTTCAAACCCGTGGTGCTGGATCCGATCAATTTTGTGGCGCTGTATCAACAACAGCTCCAGCAGCAGGCACGTCAACAGGCTACGGCAGAGGCGTGA
- a CDS encoding dihydroorotate dehydrogenase, whose protein sequence is MSGLEVTLAGLTLANPVVLLSGCAGFGEELAGVEGFDFSQVGAICLKGTTLNPKEGNPPPRVAETPAGMLNAIGLQNPGARHVAEVIWPRIQHWPTRFIANIAGSTVEEYAEVARVFDATGVAAIEINISCPNVKEGGVAFGSDPVMAARVVAGVRRATNKPIITKLSPNVTDIRVVARAVIEAGTDIISAVNTFMGMAVDWRSGRPILGNIQGGLSGAAIKPAALLQVWRVHEVAAPLGIPIIGQGGIGTARDAVEFLMVGAMAVGVGTALFQSPLVAGEIVAGLKAYLQERGLDSPAQLTGTLQPHPT, encoded by the coding sequence ATGTCCGGTCTGGAGGTGACGCTGGCGGGTCTGACCCTGGCCAATCCGGTGGTGTTGCTGTCCGGCTGCGCAGGGTTCGGAGAAGAACTGGCGGGGGTGGAGGGTTTCGATTTCTCCCAGGTGGGGGCCATCTGTCTGAAGGGGACCACCCTCAATCCCAAAGAAGGCAATCCTCCCCCGCGGGTGGCGGAAACTCCCGCGGGCATGCTCAACGCCATCGGTTTGCAAAATCCCGGCGCGCGGCATGTGGCGGAGGTGATCTGGCCCCGCATTCAGCATTGGCCCACCCGTTTCATCGCCAACATCGCCGGTTCCACGGTGGAGGAGTACGCCGAGGTGGCGCGGGTGTTCGACGCCACGGGAGTGGCGGCCATCGAGATCAACATCTCCTGTCCCAATGTGAAAGAGGGAGGGGTGGCCTTCGGTTCGGATCCGGTGATGGCGGCACGGGTGGTGGCAGGGGTACGGCGGGCCACGAACAAGCCGATCATCACCAAGTTGTCCCCCAATGTCACCGACATCCGGGTGGTGGCCCGGGCGGTGATCGAAGCCGGGACCGATATCATCTCGGCGGTCAACACCTTCATGGGCATGGCGGTGGATTGGCGTTCCGGGCGTCCGATTCTGGGCAACATTCAGGGGGGATTGTCGGGGGCGGCCATCAAGCCCGCGGCCTTGTTGCAGGTGTGGCGGGTGCATGAAGTGGCGGCGCCTTTGGGGATTCCGATCATCGGTCAGGGGGGAATCGGCACGGCCCGGGATGCGGTGGAATTTCTGATGGTGGGAGCCATGGCGGTGGGAGTGGGCACGGCGTTGTTCCAGTCGCCGCTGGTGGCCGGAGAGATTGTCGCCGGGTTGAAAGCCTATCTTCAGGAGCGGGGTTTGGATTCCCCCGCGCAACTGACCGGAACCCTCCAACCCCACCCAACCTGA